Proteins encoded in a region of the Sphingopyxis sp. OAS728 genome:
- a CDS encoding MerR family transcriptional regulator, whose product MQLTIGKLARAGDVGVETIRYYQRRGLLDTPARSGGDGWGGGIRRYGEDDLRRLKFIRSAQASGFTLDEISELLALEASDDRVRVRTLARQRIEVLDEKIAQMTQTRAALARLADQCAASDKGPCPILAAFEPN is encoded by the coding sequence ATGCAGCTCACGATCGGAAAATTGGCGCGGGCAGGCGATGTCGGGGTCGAGACGATCCGCTATTACCAGCGCCGCGGCCTGCTCGACACACCCGCGCGCAGCGGCGGCGACGGCTGGGGCGGCGGCATCCGCCGCTATGGCGAGGATGACCTGCGGCGCTTGAAGTTCATCCGATCGGCGCAGGCATCGGGCTTCACGCTCGACGAGATTTCCGAACTGCTCGCGCTCGAGGCGAGCGACGACCGCGTCCGCGTGCGCACGCTGGCGCGCCAACGGATCGAAGTTCTCGACGAAAAAATCGCGCAGATGACCCAAACGCGCGCCGCGCTCGCGCGCCTCGCCGACCAATGCGCGGCGAGCGACAAGGGGCCGTGCCCCATATTGGCGGCATTCGAACCGAACTGA
- a CDS encoding glutaredoxin family protein, with amino-acid sequence MKRQATLHRMVMPGHTCPYGLKAKHLLESRGFTVDDRWLTTREETDAFKAEHGVKTTPQTFIDGVRIGGHDDLRRHFGLKVADPDATSYTPVIALFAMTALMALAASFAVEGNAFTLRAAEWFISFSMIVLALLKLQDVDKFATMFLNYDLLAKRWVPYASIYPFAEGLAGVLMTAHALPWLSIPLALFIGGIGAVSVFKAVYVDKHDIKCACVGGSSKVPLGFVSLTENVMMVAMALWMASMWL; translated from the coding sequence ATGAAACGCCAAGCAACCCTCCATCGCATGGTCATGCCGGGGCACACCTGCCCCTATGGCCTCAAGGCAAAACATCTGCTCGAAAGCCGCGGCTTCACGGTCGACGACCGCTGGCTGACGACGCGCGAAGAAACCGATGCGTTCAAAGCCGAACATGGTGTCAAAACGACACCGCAGACCTTCATCGACGGCGTGCGCATCGGTGGCCATGACGACCTCCGTCGCCATTTCGGGCTGAAGGTCGCCGATCCCGATGCAACGAGCTACACGCCTGTGATCGCACTCTTCGCGATGACCGCGCTGATGGCGCTCGCCGCGAGCTTTGCGGTCGAAGGCAATGCCTTCACCCTGCGCGCCGCCGAATGGTTCATCTCGTTCAGCATGATCGTCCTCGCGCTGCTGAAACTGCAGGATGTCGACAAATTCGCGACGATGTTCCTGAATTACGACCTGCTCGCCAAACGCTGGGTGCCCTATGCGAGCATCTACCCCTTTGCCGAGGGGCTCGCGGGCGTGCTGATGACCGCGCATGCGCTGCCCTGGCTGTCGATCCCGCTTGCGCTTTTCATCGGTGGCATCGGCGCGGTCTCGGTGTTCAAGGCGGTCTATGTCGACAAGCACGACATCAAATGCGCGTGCGTCGGTGGCAGCAGCAAGGTGCCGCTGGGCTTCGTCTCGCTGACCGAGAATGTGATGATGGTCGCGATGGCGCTGTGGATGGCGTCGATGTGGCTGTAA
- a CDS encoding alkaline phosphatase D family protein translates to MFNRRHFLAGATLAGLAAPAILRAEGGIFREFPFSLGVAAGDPASDGFVIWTRLAPEPMERHGGMPLANFPVDWEVASDSGFRDVVAKGTELARPELAHSVHVEVAGLQPDRPYYYRFTAGGERSLRGRARTLPAPGAKADALKFGVAGCQHFEAGFFGAYRHLAREDLAFVYHYGDFIYEYSEEYLFNTGLPTRPVRKHAFRALVDVTDFRNAYAQQLGDIDLQAARCTHAFLSSFDDHEIRNDWVSDIDNWKLGLDVNDPEAASPEVFMLKKQAAMQAWYEHMPVRKALLPRGGMVAMNREFRYGDLMAMQLLDTRQYRDDQPCDDGFKPACPGVYDKNAQVLGKAQEEWLGRNLAKGGATWNAFAQQITMMSLDRRRKADEPKKIVNLDSWAGYEAPRERILSRMAGLKNNIVLTGDEHQNFCGDLVLRDKVVGAEFVATSISSGGDGSDKRNGTDVFLSQNPELKFANDQRGYVVCEVNRDAWQTHFMVVDKVTTPVNTLSKRATGVVERDVAGIKMA, encoded by the coding sequence ATGTTCAATCGCCGCCACTTCCTCGCCGGGGCCACCCTCGCCGGTCTAGCCGCCCCTGCGATCCTGCGTGCCGAGGGCGGCATCTTTCGCGAATTTCCGTTCAGCCTCGGTGTCGCGGCGGGCGATCCCGCGAGCGACGGCTTCGTCATCTGGACGCGCCTTGCGCCCGAACCGATGGAGCGCCACGGCGGGATGCCGCTGGCGAATTTCCCCGTCGACTGGGAGGTCGCAAGCGACAGCGGCTTTCGCGACGTCGTCGCCAAGGGCACCGAACTAGCGCGCCCCGAACTTGCGCACAGCGTCCATGTCGAGGTCGCGGGTCTCCAGCCCGACCGCCCCTATTATTACCGCTTCACCGCCGGCGGTGAGCGCAGCCTGCGCGGCCGCGCGCGTACCCTGCCTGCCCCGGGCGCCAAGGCCGATGCGCTGAAATTCGGCGTCGCGGGATGCCAGCATTTCGAGGCGGGTTTCTTTGGCGCCTATCGCCACCTCGCGCGCGAAGACCTCGCCTTCGTCTATCATTATGGCGACTTCATCTACGAATATAGCGAGGAATATCTGTTCAACACCGGGCTGCCGACGCGCCCGGTGCGCAAGCACGCCTTCCGCGCGCTCGTCGACGTCACCGATTTCCGCAATGCCTATGCGCAGCAGCTCGGCGATATCGATTTGCAGGCGGCGCGCTGTACCCATGCTTTCCTCTCGAGCTTCGACGATCACGAGATCCGCAACGACTGGGTCTCGGATATCGACAATTGGAAGCTCGGGCTCGACGTCAACGATCCCGAAGCCGCATCGCCCGAAGTCTTCATGCTGAAGAAGCAGGCAGCGATGCAGGCGTGGTATGAGCATATGCCGGTGCGCAAGGCGCTGCTGCCGCGTGGCGGCATGGTCGCGATGAACCGCGAATTCCGATACGGCGACCTGATGGCGATGCAGTTGCTCGACACGCGGCAATATCGCGACGACCAGCCGTGCGACGACGGTTTCAAACCCGCCTGCCCCGGCGTGTACGACAAGAATGCGCAGGTGCTCGGCAAGGCGCAGGAAGAATGGCTCGGCCGCAACCTCGCGAAGGGCGGCGCGACGTGGAACGCCTTTGCGCAGCAGATCACGATGATGTCGCTCGACCGGCGGCGGAAAGCCGACGAGCCCAAGAAGATCGTCAACCTCGACAGCTGGGCGGGTTACGAGGCGCCGCGCGAGCGCATCCTGTCGCGCATGGCGGGGCTCAAGAACAATATCGTGCTGACCGGCGACGAGCATCAGAATTTCTGCGGCGACCTCGTCCTCAGGGACAAGGTTGTCGGCGCCGAGTTCGTCGCAACCTCGATCTCGTCGGGCGGCGATGGCAGCGACAAGCGCAACGGCACCGACGTGTTCCTGAGCCAGAATCCCGAACTCAAATTCGCGAACGACCAGCGCGGTTATGTCGTGTGCGAGGTCAATCGCGATGCATGGCAGACGCACTTCATGGTCGTCGACAAGGTGACGACGCCGGTGAACACGCTGTCGAAGCGCGCGACGGGCGTCGTCGAGCGCGACGTCGCCGGGATCAAGATGGCGTGA
- a CDS encoding alkaline phosphatase family protein, producing the protein MTRFLSLILAFLLPLAAHAQEGDARKPVTILISIDGFRADYLDRGITPNLSRLAAEGAHGKLRPSFPTKTFPNHYAIVTGKRPDTNGIVGNNMIDPRRPDVRFSLGDPKQSLDPFWWDQAEPAWITAGKAGVRSATMFWPGSEVAIHDSRPPDWLRYDADISYAQRVNTVLDWMRRPADIRPAFVTLYFEAVDDAGHKFGPDSAEVNAAITAVDARVGELVSGLAAMGQPARMIVVADHGMRAIDESRVIQLADLIDLPSIVAVETGPYAAIEPAAGTDDRVYKALLKPHDHMICNRREELPKRLHYGQNPRVAAIICIAEPGWSIIAGTPTWPVKGGAHGYDNQDPEMLALFVASGTGLKGNIGIVDNIEVYPLLMRLIGVAPLPSDATGELARRLR; encoded by the coding sequence ATGACCCGTTTCCTCTCGCTGATCCTCGCCTTCCTCCTTCCCCTCGCCGCCCACGCGCAGGAGGGAGACGCGCGCAAGCCCGTCACGATCCTGATCTCGATCGACGGTTTTCGTGCCGATTATCTTGATCGCGGCATCACGCCGAACCTGTCGCGGCTCGCGGCAGAGGGCGCGCACGGCAAGCTGCGCCCGTCCTTCCCGACCAAGACCTTCCCCAACCATTATGCGATCGTCACCGGCAAGCGCCCCGATACGAACGGGATCGTCGGCAACAATATGATCGATCCGCGTCGCCCCGACGTGCGCTTCAGCCTTGGCGATCCCAAACAGTCGCTCGATCCCTTCTGGTGGGATCAGGCCGAACCCGCATGGATCACCGCGGGCAAGGCGGGCGTGCGCAGCGCGACGATGTTCTGGCCCGGGAGCGAGGTCGCGATCCACGACAGCCGGCCGCCCGACTGGCTGCGTTACGATGCCGACATCAGCTATGCGCAGCGCGTGAATACCGTCCTCGACTGGATGCGCCGCCCCGCCGATATTCGCCCAGCTTTCGTGACGCTCTATTTCGAGGCGGTCGACGATGCGGGCCATAAATTCGGCCCCGACAGTGCCGAGGTCAACGCCGCGATCACCGCTGTCGATGCACGGGTCGGCGAGCTTGTTTCGGGGTTGGCCGCGATGGGGCAGCCGGCGCGGATGATCGTCGTCGCCGATCATGGCATGCGCGCGATCGACGAAAGCCGCGTCATCCAGCTCGCCGACCTGATCGACCTGCCGAGCATCGTCGCGGTCGAAACCGGCCCCTATGCCGCGATCGAACCCGCCGCGGGCACCGACGACCGGGTGTATAAGGCGCTGCTGAAACCGCACGATCATATGATTTGCAACCGCCGCGAGGAGCTGCCGAAGCGGCTGCACTACGGCCAAAACCCGCGTGTTGCCGCGATTATCTGTATCGCCGAGCCCGGCTGGTCGATCATCGCGGGCACCCCGACATGGCCCGTCAAGGGCGGTGCGCACGGCTATGACAATCAGGATCCCGAAATGCTCGCGCTGTTCGTGGCGAGCGGCACCGGCCTCAAAGGCAATATTGGGATCGTCGACAATATCGAGGTCTACCCACTGCTGATGCGGCTGATCGGCGTTGCGCCGCTGCCGAGCGACGCGACCGGCGAACTCGCCAGGCGCCTGCGCTGA
- the mutL gene encoding DNA mismatch repair endonuclease MutL has protein sequence MSIRRLPEKLVNRIAAGEVVERPAAALKELVENAIDAGSTRISVRIAEGGISRLEVEDDGCGMTAADMALALERHATSKLPTDAIEDVTTMGFRGEALPSIASVARLTLESRVADGDGWKRVVDNGAVVAEGPAALAKGTRVMVEDLFARVPARRKFLRSGRSEYAACLDVVRRLAMARPDIGFTVEHDGRRVLDVQGGQDQLSRVAALTQRDLAANSIGVDIDRGEVHLGGVISLPTYNRGIADHQYLFVNGRPVQDRLLVGALRGAYADLLARDRHPVVALFLDVPTSEVDVNVHPAKTEVRFRDPQLIRGMIVGGLRRALDEHGFRSVQRPAEAALAAWQQEPVAPQPPAPTLFAAHYPYPHAPATHLFGAEGDAATTALLHDRIVDFTPPRDALPMGRAEPATAPVPEAEAHPLGIARGQIAKTYIVAEAEDGLVIVDQHAAHERLVLEQLRRGMGGQAVPSQGLLLPEVVEIDEPACDRLEAAAPQLAALGVEIERFGPAAVMVRATPAMLGAINCQKLVTDIADDLAGYDAALGLSEKLELVAATMACHGSVRAGRTLSVAEMNALLRTMEVTPHSGQCNHGRPTWVKLAMDDVEKLFGRK, from the coding sequence ATGTCAATACGTCGCCTGCCCGAAAAGCTCGTAAATCGGATCGCAGCCGGTGAAGTGGTTGAAAGACCTGCCGCGGCGCTCAAGGAACTGGTTGAAAATGCCATCGACGCCGGTTCGACTCGCATTTCGGTGCGAATCGCCGAGGGCGGGATTTCGCGGCTCGAGGTCGAGGATGACGGCTGCGGAATGACCGCCGCCGACATGGCTCTCGCGCTCGAGCGCCATGCGACGTCGAAGCTGCCGACCGATGCCATCGAAGACGTCACGACGATGGGCTTTCGCGGCGAGGCGCTGCCCTCGATCGCGAGTGTCGCGCGGCTGACGCTCGAAAGTCGCGTTGCCGACGGCGATGGCTGGAAGCGCGTGGTCGACAACGGCGCGGTCGTCGCCGAAGGGCCGGCGGCGCTGGCCAAAGGGACACGCGTGATGGTCGAAGACCTGTTCGCGCGCGTCCCTGCGCGGCGCAAATTCCTGCGCAGCGGCCGCAGCGAATATGCGGCGTGCCTCGATGTCGTGCGGCGGCTCGCGATGGCACGGCCCGATATCGGCTTCACCGTCGAGCACGACGGGCGCCGCGTGCTCGATGTGCAGGGCGGGCAGGACCAGCTTTCGCGCGTCGCGGCGCTGACGCAGCGCGATCTCGCCGCAAACAGCATCGGCGTCGATATCGATCGCGGCGAGGTGCATCTGGGCGGCGTCATCAGCCTGCCGACCTACAATCGCGGGATCGCCGACCATCAATATCTGTTCGTCAACGGCCGCCCGGTACAGGACCGGCTGCTCGTCGGCGCGCTGCGCGGTGCCTATGCCGACCTGCTCGCGCGCGATCGCCATCCGGTCGTCGCGCTGTTCCTCGACGTGCCGACGAGCGAGGTCGACGTGAACGTCCATCCCGCGAAGACCGAGGTGCGTTTCCGCGATCCGCAGCTCATCCGCGGCATGATTGTTGGGGGGCTCCGCCGCGCGCTCGACGAACATGGGTTCCGAAGCGTCCAGCGCCCCGCCGAGGCGGCGCTGGCGGCGTGGCAGCAGGAACCCGTCGCTCCGCAACCTCCGGCGCCGACTTTGTTTGCCGCGCACTATCCCTATCCCCATGCTCCGGCGACGCATCTCTTCGGCGCCGAGGGCGATGCCGCGACAACGGCGTTGCTGCACGACCGCATCGTCGATTTCACGCCGCCGCGCGATGCGCTCCCGATGGGCCGCGCCGAGCCTGCGACCGCGCCGGTGCCCGAGGCCGAGGCGCACCCGTTGGGGATCGCGCGCGGGCAGATCGCGAAAACCTATATCGTCGCCGAGGCCGAAGACGGCCTCGTCATCGTCGACCAGCATGCCGCGCACGAGCGGCTCGTGCTCGAACAACTCCGCCGCGGCATGGGCGGGCAAGCGGTGCCGTCGCAGGGCCTGCTGCTTCCCGAGGTCGTCGAAATCGACGAGCCCGCGTGCGACCGCCTCGAGGCGGCCGCGCCGCAGTTGGCGGCGCTGGGCGTCGAGATCGAACGTTTCGGCCCCGCCGCGGTGATGGTTCGCGCAACCCCCGCGATGCTGGGGGCGATCAACTGCCAGAAGCTCGTTACCGACATCGCCGACGATCTTGCGGGTTACGACGCCGCTTTGGGGCTCAGCGAGAAGCTCGAACTGGTCGCCGCGACGATGGCGTGCCATGGATCGGTGCGGGCAGGGCGTACGCTCAGTGTCGCCGAAATGAATGCGCTCTTGCGTACGATGGAGGTCACGCCGCATTCGGGGCAGTGCAATCACGGCCGCCCGACGTGGGTGAAACTCGCGATGGACGATGTCGAGAAATTGTTCGGGAGGAAATAG
- a CDS encoding rod shape-determining protein yields the protein MSFFSRWLKFNSQDMAIDLGTANTVVYVRGKGIVLNEPSVVAVETLNGIKRVKAVGDDAKLMMGKTPDSIEAIRPLRDGVIADIDVAEQMIKHFITKVHGGKPNAFRSPEIVICVPSGSTSVERRAIRDAASNAGASEVWLIEEPMAAAIGADMPVTEPIGSMVVDIGGGTTEVAVLSLRGLAYTTSVRAGGDKMDEAIVSYVRRHHNLLIGEATAERIKKDFGIARIPSDGVGLTIHIKGRDLVNGVPKEISINQAQIAEALSEPIGTIVEGVRIALENTAPELAADIVDQGIVLTGGGALIAELDELLRDATGLPVTVAEDPLTCVAIGTGRAMEDPAFRGVLQQA from the coding sequence ATGTCCTTCTTTTCTCGCTGGCTTAAATTCAACTCCCAAGACATGGCTATCGACCTCGGCACCGCAAACACGGTGGTCTATGTGCGCGGCAAGGGCATCGTCCTGAACGAACCCTCGGTCGTTGCGGTCGAGACGCTGAACGGGATCAAGCGGGTGAAGGCGGTCGGCGACGACGCGAAGCTGATGATGGGCAAGACCCCCGACAGCATCGAGGCGATCCGCCCGCTGCGTGACGGCGTCATCGCCGACATCGACGTCGCCGAACAGATGATCAAGCACTTCATCACCAAGGTGCACGGCGGCAAGCCCAACGCGTTCCGCAGCCCCGAAATCGTGATCTGCGTCCCCTCGGGCTCGACGAGCGTCGAACGCCGCGCGATCCGCGACGCCGCATCGAACGCCGGCGCCAGCGAAGTGTGGCTGATCGAGGAACCGATGGCGGCCGCGATCGGCGCCGACATGCCCGTCACCGAACCGATCGGTTCGATGGTCGTCGACATCGGCGGCGGCACGACCGAAGTCGCGGTGCTTTCGCTCCGCGGCCTCGCCTACACCACCTCGGTCCGCGCCGGCGGCGACAAGATGGACGAAGCAATCGTCTCCTATGTCCGCCGACACCATAATCTGCTGATCGGCGAAGCCACCGCCGAGCGGATCAAGAAGGATTTCGGGATCGCGCGCATTCCCTCGGACGGTGTTGGCCTGACCATCCACATCAAGGGCCGCGACCTTGTCAACGGCGTGCCCAAGGAAATCTCGATCAACCAGGCGCAGATCGCCGAAGCTTTGTCCGAACCGATCGGCACGATCGTCGAAGGCGTGCGCATCGCGCTCGAAAACACCGCGCCCGAACTCGCGGCCGACATCGTCGACCAGGGCATCGTGCTCACCGGCGGCGGCGCGCTGATCGCCGAGCTCGACGAACTGCTCCGCGACGCGACCGGCCTGCCGGTCACGGTGGCCGAAGACCCGCTGACCTGCGTCGCGATCGGCACCGGCCGCGCGATGGAAGACCCCGCTTTCCGCGGCGTACTCCAGCAAGCCTGA
- the mreC gene encoding rod shape-determining protein MreC produces the protein MVRPAHRRPGQSRKAQYSLFVAYVIAVTGAVAGLLLAILSVVDPIGFAQLRVASQEITAPIARGSRSIIGSISGIDDTVGAYVSAGTQNRRLRKELADTRRELVATSSLQEENRQLKALLKLQETDKTALANGYLLTSTSTSSKRIALLSIGRNLGVAAGQPVRGADGLIGRVLGAGPSVSQVLLLTDVDNIVPVRRARDGLPALASGRGNGDLDVRTLNIANNPFKPGDILVTSGTGGLYPPNIPVAIVVRRQDDGALARPLADPGKVDAVSVLRPYTPDNIEAQGLPGPATPSATPPAPTGAP, from the coding sequence ATGGTCCGCCCGGCACATCGACGTCCGGGGCAATCCCGAAAGGCTCAGTACAGCCTGTTCGTCGCCTATGTCATTGCGGTGACCGGCGCGGTGGCCGGGCTGTTGCTGGCGATCCTTTCGGTCGTTGATCCCATCGGCTTCGCCCAATTGCGTGTGGCGAGCCAGGAAATCACCGCGCCCATCGCGCGGGGATCGCGGTCGATCATCGGGTCGATTTCGGGCATCGACGATACCGTCGGCGCCTATGTCAGCGCGGGCACCCAGAACCGGCGGCTGCGCAAGGAACTGGCCGACACACGCCGCGAGCTTGTCGCGACGAGCTCGCTGCAGGAAGAGAATCGCCAATTGAAGGCGCTGCTCAAGCTGCAGGAAACCGACAAGACCGCGCTCGCCAACGGCTATCTGCTGACCTCGACCTCGACGAGCAGCAAGCGCATCGCGCTGCTCAGCATCGGGCGCAACCTCGGCGTCGCCGCGGGCCAACCGGTGCGCGGCGCCGACGGGCTGATCGGCCGCGTGCTCGGCGCCGGGCCCTCGGTGTCGCAGGTGCTACTGCTGACCGACGTCGACAATATCGTTCCCGTCCGGCGCGCGCGCGACGGCCTGCCCGCGCTCGCCAGCGGCCGCGGCAACGGCGACCTCGACGTGCGCACGCTCAACATCGCGAACAATCCGTTCAAGCCGGGCGATATCCTTGTCACCTCGGGCACCGGCGGGCTCTATCCGCCCAACATCCCGGTCGCGATCGTCGTGCGGCGTCAGGACGACGGCGCGCTCGCCCGCCCGCTCGCCGACCCCGGCAAGGTCGATGCGGTATCGGTGCTGCGTCCCTATACCCCCGACAATATCGAAGCGCAGGGCCTCCCCGGCCCCGCGACACCCTCGGCCACCCCGCCCGCCCCCACCGGCGCGCCATGA
- a CDS encoding rod shape-determining protein MreD, which produces MNQKGPRLGEPASLWRMRIVPIASVMFASALPLMLPLIANSPVLPPLGLLLFLCWQLLRSEMWPVWIGLPLGLWDDLFSGAPIGTAMGLWTVASIAIAYSSQRIYWRGFFHDWAIAAASVAIIQSLAALITHPHAATGRVLGLVVPQIIISALLVPLFMRLTGKFDNFRLKRR; this is translated from the coding sequence ATGAACCAGAAGGGCCCGCGCCTCGGCGAACCGGCATCGCTGTGGCGGATGCGCATCGTTCCGATCGCGAGCGTGATGTTCGCCTCGGCGCTGCCGTTGATGCTGCCGCTGATCGCCAACTCGCCGGTGCTGCCGCCGCTCGGGCTGCTGCTTTTCCTGTGCTGGCAGTTGCTTCGCTCCGAAATGTGGCCGGTGTGGATCGGACTGCCGCTCGGGCTGTGGGACGATTTGTTCAGCGGGGCGCCGATCGGCACGGCGATGGGGCTGTGGACCGTCGCCAGCATCGCGATCGCCTATTCGTCGCAGCGCATCTATTGGCGCGGCTTCTTCCACGACTGGGCCATTGCCGCGGCATCGGTTGCGATCATCCAGTCGCTCGCCGCGCTGATTACCCATCCGCATGCCGCGACGGGCCGCGTCCTCGGCCTCGTGGTGCCGCAGATCATCATCTCGGCGCTGCTCGTCCCGCTGTTCATGCGCCTGACCGGCAAGTTTGACAATTTCCGCCTGAAACGCCGATAG
- the mrdA gene encoding penicillin-binding protein 2 — MPKKKSPPITEAWRGLTFTRRALVVGGAQAAVGVALAARMAYISVIDNDRYVLESESNRVNLTLIPPRRGWIVDRSGKALANNRVSLRIDIIPDRLHNKEMVLGQLQTLLRLDGDTMERINRDLKAASGFQPVAIKEDMTEAEYSSILVRLPELPGIAPQRGFARNYPTGAAVGHLIGYVGAPNAEEYQKVKDPLYITPGYKIGKDGLEKYFQDMLKGQPGARRVEVTARGKVVRDLSTQADVQGKTVHLTIDADLQEFVARRMGRESGAAVVIDCQNGDILSFVSMPSFDPNSFSDGISSSEYAWLRADDHQPLINKATRGLYPPGSTLKPMAAIAAIEHGIDPSERHTCIGGYRLGSRFFRCLGRHGSVDMATAIMKSCNSYFYWVAHRLGYDAIAPTAKLMGLGEEFQLAGSNQRFGTIPDSAWKMKKYDQPWSASDSLNAVIGQGYVSVNPLQLAVMTARIASGRRLYPRLVNRHFKNEALPFSAEALATARHGMDLVVNGPGGTAGRSKLPLDGIAMAGKTGTAQVRGLNTGNGKAGTWKFRDHGLFVGFAPVDNPRYATAVVIEHGMGGSRAAAPVAKDFMTFLFDREKAMEALETFEAGWGGTIKERMDRDYAAWKAGASKPDPELPQ, encoded by the coding sequence ATGCCGAAGAAGAAGAGTCCGCCGATTACCGAAGCCTGGAGGGGCCTTACCTTCACCCGCCGCGCGCTCGTCGTCGGCGGGGCGCAGGCGGCGGTCGGCGTCGCGCTCGCGGCACGAATGGCCTATATCTCGGTCATCGACAATGACCGCTATGTCCTTGAATCGGAAAGCAACCGCGTCAATCTGACGCTCATCCCGCCGCGCCGTGGCTGGATCGTCGATCGCAGCGGCAAGGCGCTCGCGAACAACCGTGTATCCCTGCGCATCGACATCATTCCCGACCGCCTCCACAACAAGGAAATGGTGCTGGGGCAGCTCCAGACCTTGTTGCGGCTCGACGGCGACACGATGGAACGCATCAACCGCGACCTCAAGGCAGCGTCGGGATTCCAGCCGGTCGCGATCAAGGAAGACATGACCGAGGCCGAGTATAGCTCGATCCTCGTCCGCCTGCCCGAATTGCCCGGCATCGCGCCGCAGCGCGGCTTTGCCCGCAATTATCCGACCGGTGCGGCGGTCGGCCATCTGATCGGCTACGTCGGCGCGCCGAATGCGGAGGAATATCAGAAGGTCAAGGACCCGCTCTACATCACGCCGGGGTACAAAATCGGCAAGGACGGGCTGGAGAAATATTTCCAGGACATGCTGAAGGGCCAGCCCGGCGCGCGGCGCGTCGAGGTGACCGCGCGCGGCAAGGTCGTCCGCGACCTTTCGACGCAAGCCGATGTGCAGGGCAAGACCGTCCATCTGACGATCGACGCCGACCTGCAGGAATTTGTCGCGCGGCGCATGGGGCGCGAGTCCGGCGCGGCGGTCGTGATCGACTGCCAGAACGGCGACATCCTCTCCTTCGTCTCGATGCCAAGCTTCGATCCGAACAGCTTTTCGGACGGGATCAGCAGCAGCGAATATGCCTGGCTGCGCGCCGACGATCACCAGCCGCTGATCAACAAAGCGACGCGCGGCCTTTACCCGCCGGGCTCAACGCTGAAGCCGATGGCGGCGATCGCCGCGATCGAACATGGCATCGACCCGAGCGAACGCCACACCTGCATCGGCGGTTACCGGCTCGGCAGCCGCTTCTTCCGCTGCCTCGGCCGGCACGGCAGCGTCGACATGGCCACCGCGATCATGAAAAGCTGCAACAGCTATTTCTACTGGGTCGCGCACCGGCTCGGCTATGATGCCATCGCGCCGACCGCGAAGCTGATGGGTCTTGGCGAAGAGTTCCAGCTCGCGGGCAGCAATCAGCGGTTCGGCACCATACCCGACAGCGCGTGGAAGATGAAGAAATACGACCAGCCATGGTCGGCCTCGGACTCGCTCAACGCGGTGATCGGCCAAGGCTATGTCAGCGTGAACCCGCTCCAGCTCGCCGTGATGACGGCGCGCATCGCCTCGGGCCGCCGCCTCTATCCGCGCCTCGTCAACCGGCACTTCAAGAACGAGGCCCTGCCCTTCTCGGCCGAAGCGCTTGCGACCGCGCGCCACGGCATGGACCTTGTCGTCAATGGGCCGGGCGGAACCGCAGGGCGCAGCAAACTGCCCCTCGACGGCATCGCGATGGCGGGCAAGACCGGCACCGCGCAGGTGCGCGGGCTCAACACCGGCAATGGCAAGGCCGGGACATGGAAATTCCGCGACCATGGCCTGTTCGTCGGTTTCGCGCCGGTCGATAATCCGCGCTATGCCACTGCGGTCGTAATCGAGCATGGCATGGGCGGCAGCCGCGCAGCGGCGCCGGTGGCCAAGGACTTCATGACCTTTCTGTTCGACCGCGAAAAGGCGATGGAGGCGCTCGAAACCTTCGAGGCCGGCTGGGGCGGCACGATCAAGGAACGCATGGACCGCGACTATGCGGCCTGGAAAGCGGGTGCATCGAAGCCCGATCCGGAGTTGCCGCAATGA